A single Thermosynechococcus vestitus BP-1 DNA region contains:
- the rpoB gene encoding DNA-directed RNA polymerase subunit beta, whose protein sequence is MASNQIYTPPAFTLPDLVEIQRASFRWFLEEGLIEELESFSPITDYTGKIELHFLAKDYRLKEPKYSVDEAKRRDATYSMQMYVPTRLINKENGNIIDQDVFIGDLPLMTDRGTFIINGAERVIVNQIVRSPGVYYKSETDKNGRRTYNASLIPNRGAWLKFETDKNDLLWVRIDKTRKLSAHVLLKALGLTDSEILERLRHPEYYQKTVEKEGKFSEEEALIELYKKLRPGEPPTVSGGQQLLESRFFDPKRYDLGRVGRYKLNRKLQLNIPDSVRILTPEDILAAIDYLINLEFDLGTIDDIDHLGNRRVRSVGELLQNQVRVGLNRLERIIRERMTVSDTDSLTPTSLVNPKPLVAAIKEFFGSSQLSQFMDQTNPLAELTHKRRLSALGPGGLTRERAGFAVRDIHPSHYGRICPIETPEGPNAGLIGSLATHARVNEYGFIETPFYPVKDGRVLKDQPPIYMTADEEDDKRVAPGDVPTDENGYILGDVVPVRYRQDFTTTTPDQVDYVAVSPVQIISVATSLIPFLEHDDANRALMGSNMQRQAVPLLRPQRPLVGTGLEAQAARDSGMVILSQTNGVVSYVDANQIRVKTDNGPEITYTLQKYQRSNQDTCLNQRPIVFVGDRVQAGQVIADGSATEGGELALGQNILVAYMPWEGYNYEDAILISERLVQEDVYTSIHIEKYEIEARQTKLGPEEITREVPNVSEEALRQLDENGIIRIGAFVEAGDILVGKVTPKGESDQPPEEKLLRAIFGEKARDVRDNSLRVPNGEKGRVVDVRVFTREQGDELPPGANMVVRVYVAQKRKIQVGDKMAGRHGNKGIISRILPVEDMPFLPDGRPVDIVLNPLGVPSRMNVGQVYECLLGWAGACLGRRFKITPFDEMHGKEKSRETVHAKLQEARDVTGQDWVFNPENPGKMVVYDGRTGEPFDRPVTVGMAYMLKLVHLVDDKIHARSTGPYSLVTQQPLGGKAQQGGQRFGEMEVWALEAYGAAYILQELLTVKSDDMQGRNEALNAIVKGQSIPRPGTPESFKVLMRELQSLCLDISVRKASIPSFDDDGEMKPDPEVDLMVDVSPRRTPARPTIDYSALDDTDDKEGATTF, encoded by the coding sequence ATGGCTAGTAATCAGATTTACACGCCACCCGCCTTTACCTTGCCAGACCTTGTCGAGATTCAGCGGGCCAGCTTCCGATGGTTTCTTGAAGAAGGACTCATTGAAGAGCTAGAGAGTTTCTCCCCCATTACCGATTATACCGGCAAAATTGAGTTGCACTTTTTGGCCAAAGACTACCGCCTCAAGGAGCCGAAGTATAGCGTCGATGAGGCCAAGCGGCGGGATGCCACCTACTCAATGCAAATGTATGTCCCCACTCGCCTCATTAACAAAGAAAACGGCAATATCATTGACCAGGATGTGTTCATTGGGGATCTACCCCTGATGACCGATCGCGGGACGTTTATTATCAATGGCGCGGAGCGCGTCATTGTCAACCAGATTGTTCGCAGTCCTGGTGTTTACTACAAATCAGAAACCGACAAAAATGGTCGCCGCACCTACAATGCTAGCCTGATTCCCAACCGCGGCGCTTGGCTAAAATTTGAAACTGACAAAAACGATCTCCTGTGGGTACGCATTGACAAAACCCGTAAGCTCTCGGCGCACGTTCTCCTCAAGGCCTTGGGATTAACCGATAGCGAAATCCTAGAGCGGCTGCGTCACCCCGAGTACTACCAAAAAACCGTTGAAAAAGAAGGCAAATTCTCTGAGGAAGAGGCCCTCATTGAACTGTACAAAAAACTGCGTCCAGGGGAGCCGCCCACGGTCTCAGGGGGACAACAGCTGCTAGAGTCGCGCTTCTTTGACCCCAAACGCTACGACCTTGGCCGGGTGGGTCGCTACAAGCTCAACCGCAAGTTGCAGTTAAATATTCCTGACTCGGTGCGCATCCTCACCCCCGAGGATATTCTTGCGGCCATTGATTATCTCATTAACCTAGAGTTTGACTTGGGAACGATTGATGACATTGACCACTTGGGCAACCGCCGTGTCCGTTCTGTCGGTGAACTGCTGCAAAACCAAGTGCGCGTTGGCCTCAATCGCCTAGAGCGCATTATTCGCGAGCGGATGACGGTGTCTGACACGGATTCTTTGACACCCACTTCACTGGTGAATCCCAAGCCCTTGGTGGCAGCCATTAAGGAATTCTTTGGCTCTAGCCAGCTTTCCCAGTTCATGGATCAAACCAACCCCCTCGCAGAACTGACCCACAAACGGCGCTTAAGCGCCCTAGGCCCCGGTGGTCTCACTCGGGAGCGGGCAGGCTTTGCGGTGCGGGATATTCACCCTAGCCACTATGGCCGCATTTGCCCCATTGAAACCCCTGAAGGCCCCAACGCGGGGTTGATTGGCTCCCTGGCTACCCATGCCCGCGTCAATGAATATGGCTTTATTGAGACGCCTTTCTATCCCGTGAAAGATGGTCGCGTCCTTAAGGATCAGCCGCCGATTTACATGACCGCCGACGAAGAGGATGATAAACGGGTGGCGCCGGGGGATGTGCCCACCGATGAAAACGGTTACATCCTTGGGGATGTGGTACCTGTGCGCTATCGTCAAGATTTCACCACCACAACCCCCGATCAGGTGGACTACGTGGCGGTTTCGCCAGTGCAGATTATCTCTGTGGCCACATCCCTGATTCCCTTCCTAGAGCACGATGACGCCAACCGTGCCCTGATGGGCTCTAATATGCAGCGGCAGGCCGTTCCCCTGTTGCGCCCGCAGCGCCCCTTGGTGGGTACAGGCCTAGAAGCCCAAGCAGCCCGGGACTCTGGCATGGTGATTCTCAGCCAGACCAATGGCGTGGTTAGCTATGTGGATGCCAATCAAATTCGCGTCAAAACTGATAATGGCCCTGAGATTACCTACACGCTGCAAAAATACCAGCGCTCCAACCAAGATACCTGCTTGAATCAACGGCCGATTGTCTTTGTGGGCGATCGCGTGCAAGCAGGACAAGTGATTGCCGATGGCTCCGCCACCGAAGGGGGTGAACTTGCCCTTGGCCAGAACATCCTTGTAGCCTACATGCCTTGGGAGGGCTATAACTACGAAGACGCCATCCTGATTAGCGAACGGCTGGTACAAGAGGATGTCTATACCTCTATCCACATTGAGAAGTACGAAATTGAGGCGCGGCAAACCAAACTCGGTCCTGAGGAAATTACCCGCGAAGTGCCCAACGTCTCTGAAGAAGCCCTGCGGCAATTGGATGAAAACGGCATTATCCGCATTGGTGCTTTTGTAGAGGCAGGGGATATTCTCGTCGGTAAAGTCACCCCCAAAGGGGAATCGGATCAGCCCCCTGAAGAAAAACTCCTGCGGGCCATCTTTGGTGAAAAAGCGCGGGATGTGCGCGATAACTCCCTGCGGGTGCCCAATGGTGAAAAAGGCCGCGTTGTCGATGTGCGCGTTTTTACCCGCGAGCAAGGGGATGAGCTACCCCCCGGCGCCAATATGGTGGTGCGGGTCTATGTGGCCCAGAAGCGCAAAATCCAAGTGGGGGATAAAATGGCTGGTCGCCACGGCAACAAGGGGATTATTTCCCGCATTCTGCCGGTGGAGGATATGCCCTTCCTGCCCGACGGTCGGCCTGTGGATATTGTCCTCAATCCCTTGGGGGTGCCCTCACGGATGAATGTGGGGCAAGTCTATGAGTGTCTCCTGGGCTGGGCTGGAGCATGTCTGGGTCGTCGCTTCAAAATTACCCCCTTTGATGAAATGCACGGCAAGGAAAAATCGCGCGAAACGGTCCATGCCAAACTGCAAGAGGCCAGAGACGTCACGGGTCAAGATTGGGTCTTTAACCCTGAGAATCCAGGCAAAATGGTCGTCTATGATGGCCGCACGGGTGAACCCTTTGACCGACCAGTGACGGTGGGGATGGCCTATATGCTGAAGCTAGTGCACTTGGTGGACGATAAGATCCACGCCCGCTCCACCGGTCCCTACTCCTTGGTGACCCAACAGCCCCTCGGCGGTAAAGCCCAGCAGGGTGGTCAGCGCTTTGGCGAAATGGAGGTGTGGGCACTGGAGGCCTATGGCGCTGCCTATATTCTCCAAGAGTTACTGACGGTCAAGTCCGATGATATGCAAGGACGCAATGAAGCCCTCAATGCGATTGTTAAGGGGCAATCCATTCCACGACCGGGCACGCCAGAGTCCTTTAAGGTACTGATGCGGGAGCTGCAATCCCTGTGCTTAGATATTTCCGTGCGCAAGGCCAGTATCCCCAGCTTTGATGACGATGGCGAAATGAAACCTGACCCCGAGGTGGATTTGATGGTGGATGTCAGCCCTCGCCGTACGCCGGCACGACCCACTATTGACTACAGTGCCCTAGACGACACGGACGACAAAGAAGGGGCAACGACCTTCTAA
- a CDS encoding DevA family ABC transporter ATP-binding protein produces MEPVIHIQGLNHYFGQGQLRKQILFDLHARIEAGEIVIMTGPSGSGKTTLLTLIGALRSAQEGSLRVLGQELRHATKEQLIQIRRQTGYIFQAHNLLHALTARQNVQMALDLQPHLSQQEVRERVDAMLCAVGLGKHLDYYPHELSGGQKQRVAIARALVGHPKIVLADEPTAALDKKSGRDVVEIMRTLAREQGCTILIVTHDNRILDVADRIIHMEDGHLSETTLGISA; encoded by the coding sequence ATGGAGCCAGTAATCCACATTCAAGGCCTCAATCACTACTTTGGTCAGGGGCAACTGCGCAAGCAAATTCTCTTTGATCTGCATGCTCGGATTGAGGCGGGCGAAATCGTGATCATGACGGGGCCTTCCGGATCAGGCAAAACCACACTTTTGACGCTGATTGGTGCCCTACGCTCAGCTCAGGAAGGGAGTCTGCGGGTGCTTGGCCAGGAACTTCGCCATGCCACCAAGGAGCAGCTGATTCAAATTCGGCGGCAAACCGGCTATATCTTCCAAGCCCACAATCTTCTCCATGCCTTGACAGCTCGCCAAAATGTGCAGATGGCACTGGATTTGCAGCCCCACCTGAGTCAACAGGAAGTTCGAGAACGAGTGGACGCCATGCTCTGTGCCGTTGGCCTTGGAAAGCACCTGGACTACTATCCCCATGAACTGTCGGGGGGGCAAAAGCAACGGGTAGCGATCGCCCGTGCTCTAGTGGGACATCCCAAAATTGTGCTTGCCGATGAACCCACGGCTGCCCTCGATAAAAAATCCGGTCGCGATGTCGTGGAAATCATGCGCACCCTTGCCCGTGAACAGGGGTGCACCATTTTAATTGTGACCCACGATAACCGTATTCTCGATGTTGCCGATCGCATTATTCACATGGAAGATGGCCACCTCTCAGAAACCACCCTTGGGATTTCTGCCTAA
- the devC gene encoding ABC transporter permease DevC: MIFAIPLAWLQLIRERIRLLVAIAGIAFAVVLMLMQFGFRDALFKAAVRFHESLNTDIVLISPQSTALIAMRSFPRRRLYQAAGFEGVESVSPLYLNFGLWRNPINKRTRQLMVIGVDPMVVSIAVSDTPRWQDAIKLPDHVLFDAQSRAEFGPIPELYRQGQEVTTEVSGRKITVAGLFRMGANFGADGNLLTSDLNFLRLFPERNPGLIDVGLVRVQPGVNTKALARRMNAALGNDVLVMTKEEFAAFERNYWQKSTSIGFIFSLGALMGFIVGSVIVYQILYTDVTDHLAEYATLKAMGYRDVFFYGVVMQESLILSCMGYVPGFIVSFLLYIVIANATSLPVGMTVERASLVFTLTVLMCTLSGAIAMRRIQAADPADIF; this comes from the coding sequence ATGATTTTTGCGATTCCCCTTGCTTGGTTGCAGCTGATTCGGGAGCGGATTCGGCTCTTGGTGGCGATCGCGGGCATTGCCTTTGCGGTGGTACTCATGCTGATGCAGTTTGGCTTTCGCGATGCCCTCTTTAAGGCCGCAGTCCGCTTTCACGAAAGCTTAAACACCGATATTGTCCTCATTAGCCCGCAATCCACAGCGCTGATTGCTATGCGCAGCTTTCCGCGGCGGCGACTCTACCAAGCAGCGGGCTTTGAAGGGGTCGAGTCTGTTTCTCCCCTTTACCTGAATTTTGGTCTCTGGCGCAATCCCATTAACAAAAGGACTCGCCAACTGATGGTCATTGGGGTGGATCCGATGGTGGTCTCCATTGCTGTGTCCGATACCCCCCGCTGGCAGGATGCCATTAAGCTCCCAGATCACGTTCTTTTTGATGCTCAATCCCGCGCTGAGTTTGGCCCGATTCCTGAGCTATACCGCCAAGGACAGGAAGTCACAACCGAAGTCTCTGGTCGCAAAATTACCGTAGCCGGCTTGTTTCGCATGGGAGCTAACTTTGGCGCCGATGGTAATTTGCTCACTAGCGATTTGAACTTTTTACGGCTATTCCCCGAACGCAATCCCGGCCTGATTGACGTGGGGCTAGTGCGGGTACAGCCCGGGGTCAATACAAAGGCACTGGCCCGGCGGATGAATGCTGCCCTAGGGAATGACGTGCTAGTGATGACCAAGGAGGAGTTTGCTGCATTTGAGCGCAACTACTGGCAAAAAAGTACCTCCATTGGCTTCATTTTCTCCCTGGGTGCCCTGATGGGGTTTATTGTTGGCTCAGTCATTGTCTATCAAATTCTCTACACAGATGTCACAGATCACCTAGCGGAGTATGCCACTCTCAAGGCCATGGGCTATCGCGATGTCTTCTTCTATGGCGTAGTGATGCAGGAGTCCTTAATTCTCTCCTGTATGGGCTATGTGCCCGGCTTTATCGTTTCGTTTTTACTGTATATCGTTATTGCTAATGCCACATCCCTACCCGTTGGGATGACCGTAGAACGAGCCAGTTTGGTCTTTACACTGACGGTACTGATGTGTACCCTGTCGGGGGCGATCGCCATGCGGCGGATTCAAGCGGCTGATCCTGCCGATATTTTCTAG
- a CDS encoding ABC exporter membrane fusion protein produces MGQPFLSKIGRPWLIGGAIAIGLGSLLLSWNYWQQLQRTREEQAIQAALANPISDRITALGRLEPEGEVVAVSAPSMTERLGQLLVREGDRVVAGQPLAYLDTYPERRAERDLAASQLQEARLRYEAETRLALAQIAEAERRRDRANEPAIAAIAAQQATIQRIQAELETAHREYQRFAQLFAAGAVSQQDLDNRTVRVRSLQEELHNAQANLVRLQQQRRTEVATANAEVDAAQANLGRVQTQVQLLSAERNLQLAEARLQRTIIRAPRGGRILRIHTRAGENINEKGILELGNTDQMYAVAEVYETDVPRVRVGQRAEIRSSALRAPLSGRVAQVGLVVAKNDVTDTDPAAKTDARVVEVKIRLDNSEPVAGLTNMQVEVAIDPG; encoded by the coding sequence ATGGGACAGCCGTTTCTCAGCAAAATTGGTCGTCCATGGCTGATCGGGGGGGCGATCGCCATCGGATTGGGAAGCCTACTCCTCAGTTGGAACTATTGGCAGCAGCTTCAGCGAACCCGTGAGGAACAAGCCATTCAAGCTGCCCTAGCCAATCCCATCAGCGATCGCATTACCGCCCTTGGTCGCCTCGAGCCGGAAGGGGAAGTGGTGGCGGTCAGTGCCCCCTCAATGACGGAGCGATTGGGACAGTTGTTGGTACGCGAAGGCGATCGTGTGGTTGCCGGCCAACCCCTTGCCTATTTAGATACCTATCCGGAGCGCAGAGCCGAACGCGACTTGGCTGCCAGTCAGTTGCAGGAAGCCCGTCTACGCTATGAGGCTGAAACCCGCTTAGCCCTTGCTCAAATTGCCGAAGCCGAGCGGCGGCGCGATCGGGCCAATGAACCCGCTATTGCCGCCATTGCTGCCCAGCAGGCCACCATTCAACGTATCCAAGCGGAACTCGAAACCGCCCATCGGGAATATCAGCGCTTTGCCCAACTCTTTGCCGCTGGAGCAGTGTCGCAACAGGATCTCGATAATCGCACTGTCCGTGTGCGCAGCTTACAGGAAGAACTGCACAACGCCCAAGCCAACCTAGTTCGCTTGCAGCAACAGCGCCGCACAGAAGTGGCCACTGCTAATGCTGAAGTGGACGCTGCCCAAGCAAACCTAGGACGGGTACAAACCCAAGTGCAACTCCTCTCAGCAGAGCGTAATCTACAACTGGCGGAAGCCCGCCTGCAACGGACAATTATTCGGGCACCGCGAGGGGGCCGCATTCTGCGCATTCACACCCGTGCTGGCGAAAACATTAACGAAAAGGGCATTCTCGAACTGGGCAATACCGACCAAATGTATGCCGTTGCTGAGGTGTATGAAACCGATGTACCCCGGGTGCGTGTGGGTCAGCGGGCTGAAATTCGCAGTAGTGCCCTCAGGGCGCCCCTTAGTGGCCGTGTCGCTCAGGTGGGGCTGGTGGTGGCCAAGAATGACGTGACCGATACCGATCCAGCGGCAAAAACAGATGCGCGGGTCGTGGAAGTCAAAATTCGTTTAGATAACAGTGAACCAGTGGCCGGTCTGACCAATATGCAGGTGGAAGTGGCTATTGATCCCGGTTGA
- a CDS encoding pseudouridine synthase has protein sequence MNYRYILLYKPYRVLCQFQDQKGRSTLKDYVPIPDVYPAGRLDYDSEGLVLLTNDGWLQHRLTDPRYGHPRTYWVQVEGKPDTAALSQLAAGVVIQGYRTRPARVEVLDQDPPLPPRYPPIRYRRHIPSQWLSLTLREGRNRQVRRMTAAVGFPTLRLVRVAIANLQLGNLAPGQWREILPLERQVLWQSCGRRP, from the coding sequence ATGAATTATCGCTATATTCTCTTGTATAAACCCTATCGGGTTCTCTGCCAGTTTCAAGATCAAAAGGGGCGATCAACCCTTAAGGATTACGTTCCTATCCCGGATGTTTATCCCGCTGGCCGCCTAGACTACGACAGTGAGGGGTTGGTTCTCCTCACCAATGATGGCTGGTTGCAACACCGCTTGACGGATCCTCGCTATGGTCATCCGCGCACTTACTGGGTACAGGTGGAAGGCAAACCCGATACAGCAGCCCTGAGCCAGTTAGCAGCGGGGGTAGTGATCCAAGGCTATCGCACGCGACCCGCTCGTGTAGAGGTACTCGATCAAGACCCCCCCTTGCCACCAAGGTATCCCCCGATTCGCTATCGCCGCCATATCCCCAGTCAGTGGCTAAGCCTGACCCTACGGGAGGGCCGTAATCGCCAAGTCCGCCGCATGACAGCTGCCGTAGGATTTCCCACACTGCGTTTGGTACGGGTGGCGATCGCCAACTTGCAATTGGGCAACCTTGCCCCTGGACAGTGGCGGGAAATTCTGCCTTTAGAACGGCAAGTCCTGTGGCAATCCTGCGGTCGGCGACCTTAG
- the gyrB gene encoding DNA topoisomerase (ATP-hydrolyzing) subunit B — translation MTAEYSSAQLRVLKGLEPVRTRPGMYIGSTGPKGLHHLVYEVVDNSVDEALAGYCSTILVQINADGSVTVTDDGRGIPTDIHPDTGVSGVETVMTVLHAGGKFGDGGYKVSGGLHGVGVSVVNALSEWLEVTVWRNGFVHHQRYERGVPTTPLEKTPDTEERRGTSVTFFPDRQIFTETIEFDAKVLMTRLRELAYLNAGIRIEFKDLRVTPPLSETYCYEGGIREYVRYMVQEKEPLHPEIIYIQGEKDDVQVEAALQWCADAYSENLLGFANNIRTIDGGTHMEGLKAVLTRTLNALGRKRNKLKENNANLAGENIREGLTAIISVKVPNPEFEGQTKTKLGNTEVRGIVDAIVGAALTEYLDFHPNVTDTILEKAIQAFNAAEAARRAREMVRRKSVLESSTLPGKLADCSSRDPAVSEIFIVEGDSAGGSAKQGRDRRFQAILPLRGKILNIEKTDDAKIYKNNEVQSLITALGLGVKGEEFDPAKLRYHKIILMTDADVDGSHIRTLLLTFFYRYQQELVNQGFVYIACPPLYKVERGRQHFYCYSDRELQQQIASFPENANYTIQRFKGLGEMMPEQLWETTMNPETRILKRVEIEDAAEADRIFTILMGDRVAPRREFIETYGPQLALENLDI, via the coding sequence ATGACCGCCGAGTATTCCTCTGCCCAGTTGCGGGTGCTCAAAGGCCTTGAACCCGTGCGGACACGACCGGGGATGTACATCGGCAGCACTGGCCCCAAGGGCCTGCACCACTTGGTCTATGAAGTCGTGGACAACTCCGTTGATGAAGCCCTTGCCGGTTACTGCTCCACCATTTTAGTCCAGATCAATGCCGATGGCTCCGTCACCGTCACCGACGATGGCCGCGGCATTCCCACGGATATTCACCCCGATACCGGCGTCTCCGGAGTTGAAACCGTAATGACCGTGCTCCATGCGGGGGGCAAGTTTGGCGATGGGGGCTACAAAGTCTCCGGGGGGTTGCACGGGGTGGGTGTCTCTGTGGTTAATGCCCTCTCGGAATGGTTAGAGGTGACGGTGTGGCGCAATGGTTTTGTCCATCATCAGCGCTACGAACGGGGGGTTCCCACGACTCCCCTGGAAAAGACCCCCGATACTGAGGAACGCCGCGGCACCTCAGTGACCTTTTTTCCCGATCGCCAGATTTTCACCGAAACGATTGAATTTGATGCCAAGGTACTGATGACACGGCTGCGGGAACTCGCCTACCTCAATGCCGGCATTCGCATTGAATTTAAAGATTTGCGTGTTACTCCCCCCCTGAGTGAAACCTATTGCTATGAAGGCGGTATCCGTGAATACGTCCGCTACATGGTGCAGGAAAAGGAACCGCTGCATCCGGAGATTATCTATATTCAAGGGGAAAAAGACGATGTGCAGGTGGAGGCAGCCCTACAGTGGTGTGCCGATGCCTATAGTGAAAACCTCCTAGGCTTTGCTAATAATATCCGCACCATTGATGGCGGTACCCACATGGAAGGGCTGAAGGCAGTGCTGACGCGGACCCTCAATGCCCTTGGCCGCAAGCGCAACAAACTCAAAGAAAACAATGCCAACCTTGCCGGGGAAAACATTCGCGAGGGCCTCACAGCGATTATTTCGGTCAAGGTGCCCAACCCTGAATTTGAAGGGCAAACAAAAACAAAGCTGGGCAATACAGAAGTCCGCGGCATTGTCGATGCCATTGTAGGTGCAGCCCTCACGGAGTACCTTGACTTTCATCCCAATGTCACCGACACAATTTTGGAAAAAGCCATCCAAGCTTTTAATGCGGCTGAAGCAGCGCGGCGGGCACGGGAAATGGTACGGCGCAAGTCGGTGTTGGAGTCTTCAACGCTGCCGGGGAAATTAGCGGATTGCAGTTCACGGGATCCGGCTGTTTCGGAAATTTTTATTGTGGAAGGTGATTCTGCCGGTGGAAGTGCTAAACAGGGGCGCGATCGCCGATTCCAAGCGATTTTGCCACTGCGGGGCAAGATTCTCAACATTGAAAAAACCGATGATGCTAAAATTTACAAGAATAATGAGGTGCAGTCTTTAATTACTGCCCTTGGCTTGGGGGTGAAGGGCGAGGAATTTGACCCCGCCAAGTTGCGCTATCACAAGATTATTCTCATGACAGATGCTGACGTCGATGGCTCCCATATCCGCACGTTGTTGCTGACCTTTTTCTACCGCTATCAGCAGGAGTTGGTAAACCAAGGGTTTGTCTATATTGCTTGCCCGCCGCTATACAAAGTGGAACGGGGTCGCCAGCACTTCTACTGCTATAGCGATCGCGAGCTGCAACAGCAGATTGCCTCCTTCCCGGAAAATGCCAACTACACCATCCAACGCTTTAAGGGTCTAGGGGAGATGATGCCAGAGCAATTGTGGGAAACGACGATGAACCCAGAAACCCGCATTCTCAAACGGGTGGAGATTGAAGATGCCGCTGAAGCCGATCGCATTTTTACAATCCTCATGGGCGATCGCGTGGCACCTCGCCGCGAATTTATCGAGACCTATGGCCCACAGTTGGCGCTAGAGAACCTCGATATCTAA
- the miaA gene encoding tRNA (adenosine(37)-N6)-dimethylallyltransferase MiaA — protein MGDAGLIVIGGATATGKTALAIALAQQLNSVILSADSRQVYRGFDIGTAKPTPAQQQQVRHHLIDICDPRETLTLAIYQAKAQALIAHYHAQGITPLLVGGTGLYIRSITQGLTMPQVPPQPHLRAQLMALGQQECYQWLQQVDPVAAQRIHAHDQVRTLRALEVYYTTGVPLSQQQRREPPPYRIWYFALTGGDRQQERCRIEARTQEMLAMGWLDEIQQLQRQYGEDLPLLDTLGYREMRQYLRGEVTLAEAIALTVQHTQQFAKRQRTWFRAEPDIHWLQATTLEAQLAEIQAQFTLCPKTTATKRRMS, from the coding sequence GTGGGGGATGCAGGGCTAATTGTTATTGGGGGGGCAACGGCTACAGGCAAAACGGCGCTAGCGATCGCCCTTGCCCAACAATTGAATAGTGTCATTTTGAGTGCCGACTCCCGCCAAGTCTACCGCGGCTTTGATATTGGCACAGCCAAGCCCACTCCAGCCCAGCAACAGCAGGTGCGCCATCACCTCATCGATATTTGTGACCCCCGCGAGACGCTGACCCTAGCAATTTACCAAGCCAAGGCTCAAGCCCTGATTGCCCACTACCACGCCCAAGGGATCACGCCCCTCTTGGTGGGGGGGACAGGATTGTATATCCGCAGCATTACCCAAGGGCTAACAATGCCCCAAGTCCCACCGCAACCCCATCTACGGGCTCAATTGATGGCTCTGGGTCAGCAGGAATGCTATCAGTGGCTTCAGCAGGTGGATCCTGTGGCGGCGCAACGGATCCATGCCCACGATCAAGTGCGTACCCTGCGAGCCTTGGAGGTCTATTACACCACTGGGGTGCCCCTCAGCCAGCAGCAACGGCGCGAACCGCCTCCCTACCGGATTTGGTACTTTGCCCTCACGGGGGGCGATCGCCAGCAAGAGCGCTGCCGTATTGAAGCCCGCACTCAGGAGATGCTAGCCATGGGCTGGCTCGATGAAATTCAGCAACTGCAAAGGCAGTACGGCGAGGATTTGCCCCTCCTAGACACCTTGGGCTATCGGGAAATGCGCCAATATCTGCGGGGAGAAGTCACCCTCGCGGAGGCTATTGCCCTCACAGTGCAGCACACCCAACAATTTGCCAAACGGCAGCGGACATGGTTCCGGGCAGAACCTGACATCCATTGGCTGCAAGCCACCACCCTAGAGGCGCAACTGGCAGAGATTCAAGCACAATTCACTCTCTGTCCCAAGACCACTGCAACAAAGCGGCGGATGAGCTGA
- a CDS encoding type 1 glutamine amidotransferase has protein sequence MKSLRILLLQARGDRVTQQEELAEFIRLSGLAAEQFTVLNGFACDDFTADCIQGFDALFIGGSSDATVLKPDRYRFVPPAMDLILACIEQEIPVLASCFGFQLAVQALGAQVIVDREAMEMGTYPLYLTPAGVTDPLFAGFPNPFLAISGHQERALTLPAGATLLAYSELCPYHAFRLEGKPFYAFQFHPEVDDRDLLARIRRYCDRYQLSTADLEQLKQTARPTPYANQLIRRFVAVVLGQRVNCA, from the coding sequence GTGAAGTCCCTAAGAATTCTACTGCTTCAGGCACGGGGCGATCGCGTCACCCAGCAAGAGGAACTAGCGGAATTTATTCGCTTGAGTGGTCTGGCGGCCGAGCAATTTACAGTGCTCAATGGCTTTGCCTGTGACGACTTTACCGCCGACTGTATTCAAGGCTTTGATGCACTTTTTATTGGCGGCTCCAGTGATGCCACAGTGCTCAAGCCAGACCGCTATCGCTTTGTGCCACCAGCCATGGACTTAATTTTGGCCTGTATTGAGCAGGAGATACCCGTGTTGGCCTCCTGCTTTGGCTTTCAATTGGCAGTGCAGGCCTTGGGCGCTCAGGTGATTGTGGATCGCGAGGCCATGGAAATGGGCACCTACCCTCTGTATCTCACTCCAGCGGGGGTTACCGATCCCCTGTTTGCTGGCTTTCCGAATCCCTTTTTGGCCATTTCTGGACATCAGGAACGCGCCTTGACCCTGCCAGCGGGAGCAACCTTACTGGCCTACAGTGAGTTGTGTCCCTACCATGCTTTTCGCTTGGAGGGGAAACCCTTCTACGCCTTTCAGTTTCATCCCGAGGTGGACGATCGCGACCTCCTGGCCCGCATTCGTCGCTATTGCGATCGCTATCAATTGAGCACTGCAGACCTGGAACAACTCAAGCAAACCGCTCGCCCCACCCCCTATGCCAATCAGCTCATCCGCCGCTTTGTTGCAGTGGTCTTGGGACAGAGAGTGAATTGTGCTTGA